One window of the Arthrobacter sp. D5-1 genome contains the following:
- a CDS encoding ATP-binding protein: MTIASMLPLGELTNPGQMRLALVQVVNWGTFHGAHTMHVDRKGTLLTGNSGVGKSTLFDAMLRVFDARPRSNEAAAQRSGGAVEDKRTTFTYMRGKVGDKAVGDSSASAFQRPGATWSAVALTFDNAAGTKVTVSALFDLPKNGTESSVGRFYVIDSKPLDLEAIEGIAQKRFTKGALESIFPDGQVFDVHKAFAERFRRLLGINSDQALPLLRVIQAGKGLGGSVNTFFRDQVLDAPATLAAADDVVEEFSNLMSIRQRLEDVRQQRDQLAPVPGLNKEYAQALLDANRLRELAGEEFEAYKQQLAVTVHAKTLARFKELAQSKAQELAAERTVRDALAKDLRDLELDYNNRGGNAISAIEQSLENARVGLKLRQQVEDSARKALADAGLNLEWSAEGWDQAHEQAAARSAELKDDSEALKELRFEAFDGHATKKRELAAAQQELLSLRSRKSLLPPSSIENRAAIAAATGVPEERMPFGGELIDLAEGQDQWRPAAERALRNLATTLLVPGEHFAAVTRYLNDNAVRGALRAVDVSKPLAGGALAVEDVSDGDLLTKLSILTSGANADAGEWIRERIALDFAYPCVEDPDQLASMDKGLSLGGVVKRNSHTVEKDDRFTSRQDYVLGFDNASKLELVAARVGELENELAKAAELAQSREDSHQGMARQLEALRRVAEDERPWEQVSAAVAADELARIEQRLTDALAAQADLEPLRANIEAVREKHQSSTGTAAVLQSEYKALDHKMTTADGLLDAARLKLEQAPPSASTVTALEPYFEGVGEVSELYELDNLANSVRNKLLDELHSAESRGQATAERLTRLFEAFVRDWGSAISADHGTSIGAAGDFESRYHAIVSDGLPAQEAEFRLFFNQRTHESFSTLLHLLDEERRSITSRILPLNGILSQVNFHEGSFLELDIKQTLPATAKQFKDAIQNALKAKHTRPSRGAASATEMDDDAELTARYKSLETLVKRLGSQTPEDRRWRAEVLDVRGHLFIQCKEHREVASKSGKAGTGKAAKRKTEVFMHADTGSMSGGERQRFTAFIMAAALSYQLGIAEQGFTTYGTVMMDEAFVLASEEFAGAGIKALHEFGFQLLLAAPENVIDLSRHLGSVTEILRDKRTNRSGVLTAPVIAGPAEPGAWRSEANPVDIVLR; the protein is encoded by the coding sequence GTGACCATCGCAAGCATGCTCCCGCTCGGTGAGCTCACAAACCCGGGCCAAATGCGTTTGGCACTTGTGCAGGTGGTCAACTGGGGCACCTTCCACGGGGCCCACACCATGCATGTGGACCGCAAAGGTACCCTCCTGACGGGTAACTCGGGCGTAGGTAAGTCGACGCTCTTTGATGCGATGCTTCGCGTGTTTGACGCCCGTCCGCGCTCGAATGAGGCTGCTGCCCAGCGCTCCGGCGGTGCTGTGGAGGACAAGAGGACCACGTTCACTTACATGCGCGGCAAGGTGGGTGATAAGGCGGTGGGCGACAGCTCGGCGAGTGCCTTCCAGCGCCCGGGTGCCACGTGGTCCGCCGTCGCACTGACGTTTGATAACGCGGCCGGCACGAAGGTGACGGTGTCGGCGCTGTTCGATCTTCCCAAGAACGGCACGGAGTCGAGCGTCGGGCGCTTCTATGTGATCGACAGCAAGCCGTTGGACCTTGAAGCCATTGAAGGGATCGCGCAGAAGCGGTTCACCAAGGGCGCGCTGGAATCGATCTTCCCGGATGGCCAGGTTTTCGACGTCCACAAAGCGTTCGCCGAGCGTTTCCGGAGGCTCCTGGGTATCAACTCGGACCAGGCGCTGCCACTGCTTCGCGTGATCCAGGCCGGTAAGGGTTTGGGCGGCAGCGTGAATACGTTCTTCCGCGATCAGGTGCTTGATGCTCCGGCCACGTTGGCTGCCGCTGATGATGTGGTGGAGGAATTCAGCAACCTGATGTCCATCCGGCAGCGGTTGGAGGATGTGCGGCAGCAGCGCGACCAGTTGGCACCCGTTCCGGGGCTGAACAAGGAGTATGCGCAAGCTCTGCTGGACGCGAATCGCCTCCGGGAGTTGGCCGGCGAGGAGTTCGAGGCCTACAAGCAGCAGCTCGCGGTTACTGTTCATGCCAAGACGCTGGCGCGTTTCAAGGAGCTGGCCCAGTCCAAAGCGCAGGAACTCGCCGCCGAACGCACGGTGCGTGACGCCCTGGCCAAGGACCTCCGTGATCTTGAACTGGATTACAACAACCGTGGCGGCAACGCGATTTCGGCCATTGAGCAGTCGTTGGAGAACGCCAGGGTTGGGCTGAAGCTCCGTCAGCAGGTGGAGGATTCGGCCCGGAAGGCGTTGGCCGATGCCGGGTTGAACCTGGAGTGGTCCGCCGAAGGGTGGGACCAGGCACACGAGCAGGCAGCCGCCCGATCGGCAGAGCTGAAGGACGATTCGGAGGCCCTGAAGGAGCTTCGTTTTGAGGCGTTTGACGGGCACGCCACCAAAAAGCGTGAACTCGCAGCGGCCCAGCAGGAACTCCTGTCGTTGCGGTCGCGCAAGTCCCTGTTGCCGCCGTCGAGTATTGAAAACCGCGCTGCCATCGCGGCCGCAACCGGCGTCCCGGAAGAGCGGATGCCGTTTGGCGGCGAGTTGATCGACCTTGCGGAGGGTCAGGACCAATGGCGTCCAGCCGCCGAGCGAGCCCTCCGTAACCTTGCCACCACGTTGCTGGTTCCGGGTGAGCATTTCGCCGCAGTCACTCGGTACCTGAACGACAACGCCGTCCGTGGCGCCCTCCGCGCCGTTGATGTGTCCAAGCCGCTGGCCGGCGGCGCGTTGGCTGTGGAGGACGTGTCCGACGGCGACCTCTTGACGAAGTTGAGCATCCTCACCTCGGGGGCCAACGCCGACGCCGGGGAATGGATCCGTGAGCGGATCGCCCTGGATTTCGCGTACCCGTGCGTGGAGGATCCCGACCAGCTTGCGTCGATGGACAAGGGCCTGAGCCTTGGTGGCGTAGTTAAGCGCAACAGTCACACCGTTGAGAAAGACGACCGTTTCACGAGCCGGCAGGATTACGTCCTGGGCTTCGACAACGCTTCCAAATTGGAGCTTGTGGCAGCCCGCGTGGGCGAATTGGAGAACGAGCTCGCGAAAGCTGCGGAACTTGCGCAGAGCCGTGAGGATTCGCACCAGGGCATGGCCCGGCAGCTCGAGGCGCTCCGCCGTGTGGCTGAGGATGAGCGGCCGTGGGAGCAAGTTTCCGCAGCCGTCGCAGCGGACGAACTTGCCAGGATTGAACAGCGCCTGACGGATGCTTTGGCAGCGCAGGCGGACCTTGAGCCTTTGCGTGCCAACATCGAAGCCGTGCGGGAGAAGCACCAGTCCTCCACAGGTACGGCCGCCGTCCTGCAGAGCGAATACAAAGCACTCGACCACAAGATGACCACGGCTGACGGCCTGCTCGACGCGGCGAGGCTGAAGCTCGAGCAAGCACCGCCGTCGGCCTCTACCGTCACCGCGCTGGAACCGTACTTTGAGGGTGTCGGTGAGGTCTCTGAACTGTACGAGCTCGACAACCTGGCCAACAGTGTCCGCAACAAACTGCTCGACGAACTGCATTCCGCGGAATCGCGCGGACAGGCGACGGCCGAGCGGTTGACCCGCTTGTTTGAAGCCTTCGTGCGGGACTGGGGAAGTGCCATCAGCGCCGACCACGGTACGTCGATCGGTGCTGCCGGAGACTTCGAATCCCGGTATCACGCGATTGTGAGCGATGGCTTGCCCGCGCAGGAGGCCGAGTTCCGGCTGTTCTTCAACCAGCGCACCCACGAGTCGTTCAGCACGCTCCTGCACTTGTTGGACGAGGAACGCCGCAGCATCACCAGTCGTATCCTGCCCCTCAACGGCATTCTGTCGCAGGTCAATTTCCACGAGGGCAGCTTCCTGGAACTAGACATCAAACAGACGCTCCCGGCCACCGCCAAACAGTTCAAGGATGCGATTCAAAACGCCTTGAAGGCGAAGCACACTCGCCCCTCGCGTGGCGCTGCTTCAGCCACAGAAATGGACGACGACGCCGAACTCACCGCGCGTTACAAGTCGTTGGAAACGCTGGTGAAGCGGCTTGGATCGCAGACGCCTGAGGATCGCCGTTGGCGTGCCGAAGTGCTGGACGTCCGAGGGCACCTGTTCATCCAGTGCAAGGAGCACCGTGAAGTTGCTTCGAAATCGGGCAAAGCCGGCACCGGCAAGGCAGCCAAGCGGAAGACCGAAGTCTTCATGCATGCCGATACCGGCTCCATGTCCGGCGGTGAGCGCCAGCGTTTCACGGCGTTCATCATGGCCGCGGCCTTGAGTTACCAGCTGGGCATCGCCGAGCAGGGCTTCACGACGTACGGCACGGTGATGATGGACGAAGCCTTCGTATTGGCTTCCGAGGAATTCGCGGGTGCAGGCATCAAGGCGCTTCACGAATTCGGGTTCCAGTTGTTGCTTGCTGCCCCCGAAAACGTGATTGACCTGTCCCGACACCTTGGATCCGTCACGGAAATCCTCCGCGACAAGCGCACCAACCGTTCCGGCGTGCTGACGGCTCCGGTGATCGCCGGACCGGCCGAGCCTGGTGCATGGCGGTCCGAAGCCAACCCGGTGGACATCGTCCTGCGCTAG